TACAATCTAGTGTACGACCTACAGGTTGCTCCGGTAGTTGTCGGAGTAGTGCGATTGTGAGTGTGAATGCAATGACGACATCATCATTTTCATCTGAAgctctccatatatatatattttttgttttgtaaaaattggttGGGATTGGTTTGGGGAGGAAAATGGcgggttttatttattaatttatttattatttctatcaAAGAACCATTTTTGAAGAAAGTCTCAAGAGACTATGTTTTGAGACACTTAACGGCAAAACCCTAATGGAATTgatcaattgaacaaaattgaacaaaagtaaagttaaatAACTGAATTAAATTTTAGACAAAATTAGAAAGTGTGATCTGTAATTTAGCTGAATATTTAACCATACTCGAGTAAAAGAACCTTACATTAGCCTCAGGAGAGTTGATACTAATTCTTCAAGgggttcaaaattcaaatgaacccccggcttgattaaaaaaaaaaaattatatgcattaaatattatattattagtttaatttacatttaaaaatatttttacacaccTTGACTTAAATCTTGCACACTCTGAAATAGATCAATTCAACCCAAAACTAAACACACAAATTAGTCCATCTCAAAACCAACCAATAACATAAATTATGGATTTCTCTCTCATGAATCTATCTTTTTCTATTTGACTATTGGTATTTTCAACTTGCGTAAGTGTATGTCTGATATTGATTTTGTgcattatttattaatttatttttgttataatattatttgtgtgAATGTGTGCGTGTATAGTATAAATATAacataactttatataatttaataattatgaaatataaaGGGTTTGTTACATGTAtgtgtattgttatcatgtCATAATAGCATTTTGTTATAAAGTCagagattataaaaaataataaagtaagtgATTCttcaaacatttgattgattaaGTAGATAAAtagtgtattatttatatatgtatagatGGGTATGGCTTTTTgggtcaataattaatataatgtaCGTgggttgagttttgtcattcaatttaatatatatatatatatatatatatatatatatatatatatatatatatataaagtcaaagattaaagaaatttcaattagatttcaattggattttcaattttgcgccacatatcctatctaatttttaatttttgtgccaaatgaattattgagtgtaaaaattgaaaagttcaaatccaattagattgtaaattgagtttcaatggGAGTCTAATTTTTCCTAACGTGTCCATTTAATTataaatcacacacacacacacacacacacacatgtacatATAATGAAAACCCAtcacatattttagaaatgtgtggttttaaaaatgtataagctTATatcatgtataatttaaatatcttctaaaaaatgTATAGTTTAAACTGTATAATTATAACTgtataattgtaattatttttaattatacctGTGTATATGGACATAGTTATACACtagtttttataaaaacaagGACAAATAGATAAtgaaaattgtataaaaatacaaaatattatacaaactttacaaaataaaatgattacaCCTACACATAttgataattaatatatttttttagagagttttaacctatagcGTCCGCTTCTAATgatgctctttatcattagaccaagacaccaatcagtttttggtgtaggcgagaattgaacctcagatctcttattcaactatcagagactttactagttaagctaactgaaacccactaTATTGATAATTAATATTGGAAACCCATAATgatgttaaaatataaaaacttacggaagaaaatagtaaaatgtcatgtatttgtaggattttttttttcaatacctctatatattcaattatttttttattaaattttgtttaatttaaattctttaACCACCCCTTTAAAAGAAATCTTGGAGCCGGCAGTGATTATTAGCCTTAACAATTTGTCCCAAAATTTAATCTATGAACAGTTCTCAAATACACTTACTGGCGTACTGCTCATCAACAcgctaaataaatttattttttattcaacctcTGACGATCAACTGTATCATCTCAGAGCTCTCCTTCTCACCGATCTACACAGATCAATGAAGATGGAGGATGAGGATGGTGGTCGAGTTGTTCATGGTGGTTAGATTTCATAGTGGCGGTCTAGCCAAATTTTGTGGGTTTACTGAATTTCACGATGGAGCTGGATATTGGTCTCCTTCCATTGTGAGGGTGTGTGAAATAGCTACAAGGAGACAGATGCTTATGTTTGTTATGCTAATGAAAGATTCCGGTTGACGCTTTCATAAACTCACTCTTTGGATTTGTTTGGTTCCATGATGATGAGGACAGAGGACCCCTCACTTTTCTCCATTGTATGTTCTTTTAATTGACGGCAAGGGATTTGTACACAGTGGCaatgaaagagagagtgagTTTGCTCTGTGTTCTTGCTGAAGGTACCAATTAGAAGGAGTTTTGTCGTGAAAAGGAAggtcaggaaaaaaaaaaaaagtcaaatgaaaaggtttttataaactttttatggggaaaagaaaaatattaacttttttatagatttttatatttttcataaaaattgtgtaaatttttctaaaataatttattaataattactttaaaaacaatcattaataaggctctaaaaaaattatttattaattgataGCAAGGGATTTGTACATAGTGCCAGTGAAAGAGAAAGTGAGTTTGCCCTGCATTCTTTCTGAAGTACCAATGAGAAGGAGTTTTGTCATGAAAGGAAAGGtcgggataaaaaaaaaaatgaataaagttAAATGATGCCTTGAGTGCATTGgcttatgataatttttttttttttaaatgatgaggaaaaaattaattttttatggttttttacatatatttcctataaaaattgaTGACAAGGGATTTGTACATAGTGGCAATGAAAGGGAAGTTCGGGATAAAAAAAACGGTTTAGCTTACCTTTtagtactttttaaaaataaatcttttttttttttatgagagacTGTCACatcactaactaaataaaaggtgAGGACTGAAATCAATGaagtcgataccgtaccggtaccggccgtactaGCCGGTATGTACCGTACCGGTACGTATACCGGTATCGAAACGATAACgtttcgtaccggtttaaatatCGGCTGTATCGGTCGTACTGGCCAATTTTGGGCAATATCGGGCGTATCGGcctgtacaaaaaaaaaaaaaaaaacttttttttttattttttagttttgtaatttttgaatttttgtaagggcataatggtaacttatttacattaacttattagtattatttgttttcttagtatgcaatgaaaaattaagctttctattttttatattgtttttttttcttttaattgatgctaaagtctaaaactatgaataatttgttctgaattaaggtaatgttttatgataaacttttatatgtattataatattagtgaaatattatatgcttataaacatggttctagagattttgtgtgtgtatgtgtgtgtgtgtatatatatatatatataatatatatataaaatagcggtaaacctaaaacggtacaccggtattgaccggtacccgaaatatatcgtaccgctagtcaaaccggtacaacctccggtacggtattgacttccttgactGAAACCCACTACCacttactattatatatatatatatatatatattttttttttttttaaagacatgtctagataaaaatatacttgaggtaaatcaaaccctaaaaaaatgaaaaaagttaaataatgcCTTGAGTGTTGGTTTaggatatatttttaaaaaaaattttattgtaaatgaaataaaaattaatgactctttatatttttcataaaaattatgtcaaaactttttaaaaatggtttattaataattacgCTAAGAACATGTGTTAATAAGAccctaaaaaaattctttatttatttttaaaaagagaaaaaatagtaTTGAAATGGAATAGATAACCAAATACTGAGGGCctgtttggtaagagatttatACTAaggttgtttatattttttggaaattcatgtgggtaaaaaaatgtgtaaaaatacgtgtaatattatttCGATACTAAAAACTGTTATTTGAATAATAGTAACAAATGGGTCCTAAGTTTGCACGACACACTAATGTGACTTTAAATTGGTCAgttttaagaatttaaaatagatttaattaaaattaggtAACGGGTGATGTTGATGTGAATCCTCTAGGGgacaatgattttattttatgattaaaagtcaTGAATTTTgctccttcatttttttttttttaagtcatgaGTCATGCATGCACTCATTAAAGAATCCAATATTATTCTGAcacctatgtttttttttttttggtaagtacaTTATTCGGCCACCTGGGAGAGTGCTAACGCCGCAGCGCTGTAGAATAAAATCGCTATTGTTTTTGACATTTTGTTAAGGGggaaaattattgttattatttttaatagcGGAATGACAAATTAAGAAGTGTTATTATTCTATAAAACTTCAGTCAAATCCTAATCTAATTCAACAACTAACtagtataaaattcaaattttcaaatgaaaaattgtAAGCTTTCAAACTAAACTttcttattaattaatagtagtatacAATTCCGGCCAATTTACTTtggcaatttttattttttaccttcaATTCTATAGAGGATATTGATATATTGATCTAAAATCattcatgtaaattttttttataaatattttccaCAGTAAccataacatttatttattgagacatgtaccattttttttaagaacttgaGACATGTGCGGAATAAAAAATGTTGATCATTAATTGAGTCCATTGGATAAGTGTCCTAGGAGACTAAAAGCGTAAGTTTAATAAAATGTGATTTTGTTGATACGTTGGGCTAGACGATATGTGTGGGATTGCGTTTTTAAAATATTCGCATTTTAGAAAAATCAATTTTGTGGCGCTTTTTCAACATTGCGCAATTTGCACTATTCAATAATTgctattttttcatataaaaataacCTAAACTTTATGttcaatgaccaaaataccagcCGATCTTATCATCAAGCATATTCGAACATTCTtcatttcaaagttcaaagtgAAATGGTCTATTTAAAGGCTATGATTCaaagttaaataaatttacAGTCTAGATTCTGCCAACCCATTTAAACTTCACTAtggtaaaaattttaactttggTTAAACTAAACTAGAGTTAAAGGCGTTGGCAAGATCTAGACCATAGATTTCTTCAACTTTGAATCTAACTTTTAAACAGGTATTTTACATTTCActtgaaaaatagaaagaatatAATCTAGacgattattattatttttaaatattaattttcactTTCTCAAATTGGAAATCCttctaaatatattattatttttaaaaaaagtagtaCTCATGGTCCAATAACTAATCAaacaaacccttttttttttttcaataattttggggtaaaattaggaattttttttttttttgtttaaattaactTTGTAAGGAATTCACTTTCAGTCAATCTCTAGTTGGTATTGAATGAATCGGAGTGGGAACAATAGATATTCGACCTCAACTGTCGCTGTCTATCTTCTAACAAAGTTTAAGACAGCTGTTCGAGTGATCTTTCGCTTTCTGGGACCCACTTTTCGACTGCTTTCCTTAAAGTTATAAAACGTACATGATACGACCTTGTACTTATCATGATAAGCTCTAGTACTTATCATTTACATCGAAAATGCCGCCTTTGTAGTATAAATAAATGCCCTCTGCTATGTCTCAGTGGTGCTCAGTCTCTCTCAATCAGTCATCGTCATCATTAGCATCTTCTGGAAAAGAGAGCTTTCTCagactcagagagagagagagagagagtcttagCGCTTAAGTCAGTGCTCTGTTTTCTCTAATACTCTGTTTTTGACGGTGAGTTTCTCTGTTTTTAGCTTTTATCTTTCAGATGGGtagcttttgtttgttttcattcTTAGTACTACTCACCTCACATGCGCTTTTTTCTGCTTTCTAGCATCTTCAATTTCACAAGGTTAAAGCATAAAAAGCTACTTTACTGTTTATGAATATCTGAAAGCCCTAATTTTTCTGTACCTTAGTCTCGGTAATTCACGCTTACCTGTCTCAAATTCTGCATAATTTTGTTATAATCACGATGATTCAAGTGGGTTTTGCATGTTGTTTTATAAAGCGTGaatttttacttgtttttttgtttttgttttaattttggttgacgtacatgtttttttctttgaacttgTTTTAGTGTTCTTACTTCTCAGATCAATTTTTTTCTGCCTACCTTTTGTTATAATCATGATGATTCAAGTGGGTTTTGCTTGTAGTTGGcgtaaatttttaattttgacttattttgttttgattttggttgacgtacatttttgttgttgttgttgttgttgttgttgttgttgttggtgttcTTAAATCAGTTTTTGCGTGCTGCATGTttcaatgaaattcaatttttctgaGAATTGACAGTTACACAAGGTTCAGAAATTATGTGTTTTCTCTGGAAGGAAAAGTGATTTCCTTTTCCTgggattttgttttcttttaaaactgaaataaataacacaaaacaaaagcTTTTGTTTGTTAGCCTGCTGGTTTAGTTGTTTCTTTTTGTCGTTGTTCATAAGAATTGTGATTGTTGTTAGTGATAATGGTTCGTATGCAGGTTTCTGAGTTAAGAATAGGAAATTTCCAATGGCGTCTACGCTCAGCAGGGACCTAATCTTCCTGATCTTGCAGTTCCTAGATGAGGAAAAGTTCAAAGACACTGCTCACAAGTAATTTCTTGTCCAATCCCTTGTTTTCATCttccaatttgttttttttctttttggttaagTAATTGCACAATTCCATTATAATtagtagtttttatttatttattgtttgagTAGGCTAGAGCAAGAATCGGGATTGTTCTTTAACCTCAAGTACTTTGAGGAGTTGGTGCTTAGCGGGAACTGGGATGAGGTCGAGAATTATCTTTCCGGGTTCACCAGTCCAGATGATAACCGATATTCCATGAAGATCTTTTTCGAAATTCGAAAGCAAAAGTACCTTGAGGCTTTGGATAAGTAAGTTcgtgattcttaaaaatttataataaaaaaaaattatggtcttTGCTAACTCatcaaaacttttttacttttttgctcatttttaaattgtctgctctttttttttttttttcaattataataaatCAGGCTGGATCGCAGCAAGGCTGTAGAAATTCTTGTGAAGGATTTGAAGGTTTTTGCCTCTTTCAATGAGGACTTGTTCAAGGAAATTACTATGCTCCTTACTCTAGATAATTTTAGGTACATGTTCTATACAGAATTCTGAGTTTCCacttcaagttggtgataatGATGTATGCTATGTGGACAGCACTATGAAATATCATGTGGGTTTATGCAGGGAAAATGATCAGCTCTCTAATTATAGAGATACAAAGACAGCAAGAGCAATCATGTTTATTGAACTTAAGAAGCTTCTTGAGGCAAACCCACTTTTCCGGGAAAAATTGCAGCTGCCTAACATAAGGGGCTCGAGGTTAAGGATGCTTATCAACCAAAGGTAATATGACATCATTAGCTCAAGGATGCTCTAATTATTGGGGAGTTATAGTATGATACTCATTATAACTTCTGGCTATGTCTATAGGCCGTAAAGAGTAAACTGATTTTGGTGTGTAATTTGACAGCTTGAATTGGCAGCATTCACTTTGCTCAAATCCTAGACAGAATCCTGATATAAGAACCCTCTTTTTGGATCACAGTTGCAAAAACCCCACTGATTCATTTGCACAACTAGCTGCAAACAATCAAATGATAAGCTCCACACCAAAATTTGAAGGTTTTCTTCCAATGGCTACAAATGGGGTAAATGATAAACTATTTTCTTTGTTCTCGTTCAAAGACTAAGTTAACTTGGATTTTAATCATGCCTACAGTCTTTTAAGCCTTTTCTGAATTGCACTTTTGTTTGCCATTGTAATCAGCCCTTCCAACCCCCATCAACATCATTTCAGACACCTCTCACATCATGGATATCAAATCCCTCAACTACAACTCATCAAGCAGTTTCTGGAATTGGTATTGGTTTTGGTACTGTAACAAATCCAGGTACTGATTCAAATTATTCACTAACTCTTAGTAAAATCCCTGAGAAAGTTTCATATTTTATACTAATCTCTGGCATACAAATTCCTCTATTTTTGTtcctaaatatatattattttctagcTATAGCTGCAGTTTCAAAGGGTCTTGGGGATATAGATGATATGTCAAAAACAAGGTACCCTGGGGGTTCAGATCGGGTAAGTTTAACAGCAGAAGCAAATGATATCAACTTTGGGTCACAGTTAAATAATTATCTGAATGATATTCATACATTTTTCTACAGGCAATGTTTCCAGTAACCAATCCTGGTCAAAGTCACAGCATGTTGTTTAACCTAACTGATGAATTGCCAAAGACTGTAGCGCGAACATTAAATCAGGGATCAATTCCCACAAGTATGGATTTTCATCCTGTTCAACAGACACTACTTCTAGGTTGGTTTCCACTAGCTTCTTTTAATGACCATTTGGTTTTTATGGTGGCTGTTATATCGGGTAAATATTTATCTGTTTAAGCTTAAATTGACTAGTGTTtcttaaattgatttttcaGTTGGCACCATTTTGGGCGACATAAGTTTGTGGGAAGTAAGTTCCAGGGAGAAGGTGGCTTCAAGAAATTTTCAGGTATGGAATATTGGAGCAAGTTCTCTGATATTAAAGGTAGGTTCCCTTCCCAATTAATATAACTAAAAAGCAAGTCAATGGTTTATTTCATTGGagaaatctaaattctaaatctGATGAAATTCAGGCAACTTTAATCAAAGATCCATGTGTCTCGGTTAAGCGAATAGCATGGAGCCCTGATGGTTCTTTATTTGGTGAGATTAAATATTTGGACagcaaaattttttgaaatagcCTATGATCTAAATTTGctatatcattattattattttttttttttgggcatcaAACAGGAGTTGCATATTCTAAACACATGATGCAACTATATACTTATCATTCTGGGAATGACATTCGCCAGCATTTGGAGGTAAGttctattttcttctctcttgcAATATATCTTTCATCATTTGTTTCTAAcacccttttaaaaaaaaatttaatttctagaTTGATGCTCACGTTGGTAGTGTGAACGATCTTGCGTTCTGTTACCCTACTAAGCAACTCTCTGTTATAACTTGCGGTGATGACAAGACTATCAAGGTTAGTTACAAATAGTAGTTACACTGTTagtcataaaaataaaagattatttAGTTACTAGTTTTCGTTCTTTAAAGGTCTGGGATGCAGCTACTGGTGCAAAATTGTATACTTTTGAAGGTCATGATGCTCCGGTTCATTCTGTGTGTCCCCACTGCAAAGAAAATGTTCATGTAAGGACTCAGCTTGATACTTCAATATGACTATTTTATACACGTCTTGCATCCTATGGCTTATTTACTCTCAGTTTATTTAAGTTTCTTCCTTTTCTGTAATGTCTCAGTTTGTCTTTTCAACATCAGTGGATGGAAAGATAAAAGCATGGTTATATGACATGATGGGATCGAGGGTTGACTATGATGCTCCTGGCCGTTCATGTACTACAATGGCTTATAGTGCTGATGGGAGAAGGTTTATCTACTGGAACTTTTACACCATTCTATTGTTTTCCTTTCAATTTAATCCTATTATGGAAAACCTCAAAAGTCAATGCTGTGATTGAAAATTGTAGGCTTTTTTCATGTGGAACCAGTAAAGATGGTGAGTCACACATTGTTGAGTGGAATGAAAATGAAGGTCATGTGAAGAGAACCTACTTAGGATTAAATAAACGTTCTCTTGGAATTGTTCAATTTGATTCAACCAAGAATCGGTTCTTGGCTGTTGGTGATGAATATACAATTAAGGTTTGGGATATGGATAATCCCAATCTTTTGACAACTATTGATGCTGAGGGTGGACTACCAGTAAGTTATTTTATGGATGTTTGTAAATTCTAtatattgtttctattttttgcCTTGGTTGCAGTTCTACTTTTATCACAATAATGTGTACAAAAAGAACAGTGGTCTGAGTTGctcaaatacttttttaattaaaggcAAGTCCACGAATCCGTTTCAACAAGGAAGGGACATTATTGGCTGTTTCTGCAAATGACAACAGAATCAAAATCTTAGCAACAGTTGATGGGATGCGGTTGATGCGTGCTTACGAAAATCATCCTCTTATTGCAGCAAGAAGTGCATCTGAGACTGTAACAAGGGTCTGTCTTGTAAAATCTTCCTTTGTTCAGCTTAAGAGAATTGCTATCTATATCATGTGATTTGTAATTAGTACACCAAATGAAATTCTACTTTAATATTCATGTTTTCCTTGACCTATGTGATTCATACATGTGTGTAATTCTGACTCCATCACATACAATTTCTGCGTAACTTCTaatttcactctctctctctctcagacactACTTCTTTACATTAAAATGAATCTTAATTCTGTGcttcattaatatttaaaatcatGGACTAATTCATTCCGATGGCTTGCTAGAATGGAGAGACAAGAAACTTGGAGAATGTGAAACCTAAACTAGCTGAAGAAGTCAACCAAACAAAGATTTGGAAGCTCACTGAAATTAGTGAACCTGCTCGGTTTAGGTCATTGAAGCTCCCAGAAGCTCGTGTCAAATCAGACAAGGTATGATTTATTAGGATATCTAGGAGTATCAGGGAATATTAAATTTCTTGGTCCATTGTGCATACAAACGGATGGTAGTTTGGCCTAGCACTTATCAttgatatttatatttttctgaaGTATACAatttattcacacattttaattaatgtttagCATGTGCTCTTTCTGAAGTatacaataattaaatttctTGATCCTTTTGAATTTCAGTTACAACTTTGTGAGCATATTAGCTAGGTGTTGTTAGTTTATACCTCCTATAAATTTATTCAAGTTTTCTAGTTCCACAGATAGTTTGCTAaactaaattttcaaaaatttatctGAGCATGAGCACATTCagttttatggtttattttttaaattatataacaCATCAAACAAAACTTGGTCATTTAAATGCAATGAAAGATGGAATTCCAAGGTCATATGTTCCATTAAAATTATCTCAGATGCcatctttgttattttttcttctttttacagTCTATTATCTTTTAAGTGccagatttaaaaaaatggtttttgattaCCTTCTCCTGTGTCTCTGCAGATCTCAAGGTTGATTTATACTAATTCAGGAACTGGTATTTTGGCATTAGCAGCAAATGCGATCCATCTACTCTGGAAATGGCAACGATGTGACCCTAATTTGAGTGGCAAGGTATAAAGTTCCCATCTTTTCTCTAAATCTGTTCCTCCCTTAAATTTCCTTCCATGAATATAGAGCTTCTTGTTTCACTCTGAACCTACGCTTCTTAATGAATAAAAGGGTGATTATTGTGATGTGGTGTAGGCAACTACCAAGGCTTCTCCTCAATTAGTACAACCACCATCAGGAATAACAATGACCAATGATTTAACTGAGGCTAAACCAGAGGACGCTCTATCATGTTTTGCTTTGTCCAAGAATGATTCTTATGTCATGTCAGCATCTGGAGGAAAAATTTCTCTGTTCAACATGATGACATTTAAGGTAATGTCTAAAACTAGATCATTATGAGGTGTGATTTAAGTTTGCATGCTGTAAATGGGTGAGAGGTATGTCCTTTCGCAAGGTATAATTTGGTCTAAGCTGTAGATGCTGGTGAGAAGCTTATTTGGGAGGTTGCTAACAGATCTAGGCCtatattcttattttaattttgaccaAATCAACTCAAGATTTGATGCACTGAAGTTTCTATTTTATCcttgttaaattaccgattgtcccaaaatcttaaac
This genomic stretch from Castanea sativa cultivar Marrone di Chiusa Pesio chromosome 1, ASM4071231v1 harbors:
- the LOC142617974 gene encoding topless-related protein 1-like isoform X1, encoding MASTLSRDLIFLILQFLDEEKFKDTAHKLEQESGLFFNLKYFEELVLSGNWDEVENYLSGFTSPDDNRYSMKIFFEIRKQKYLEALDKLDRSKAVEILVKDLKVFASFNEDLFKEITMLLTLDNFRENDQLSNYRDTKTARAIMFIELKKLLEANPLFREKLQLPNIRGSRLRMLINQSLNWQHSLCSNPRQNPDIRTLFLDHSCKNPTDSFAQLAANNQMISSTPKFEGFLPMATNGPFQPPSTSFQTPLTSWISNPSTTTHQAVSGIGIGFGTVTNPAIAAVSKGLGDIDDMSKTRYPGGSDRAMFPVTNPGQSHSMLFNLTDELPKTVARTLNQGSIPTSMDFHPVQQTLLLVGTILGDISLWEVSSREKVASRNFQVWNIGASSLILKATLIKDPCVSVKRIAWSPDGSLFGVAYSKHMMQLYTYHSGNDIRQHLEIDAHVGSVNDLAFCYPTKQLSVITCGDDKTIKVWDAATGAKLYTFEGHDAPVHSVCPHCKENVHFVFSTSVDGKIKAWLYDMMGSRVDYDAPGRSCTTMAYSADGRRLFSCGTSKDGESHIVEWNENEGHVKRTYLGLNKRSLGIVQFDSTKNRFLAVGDEYTIKVWDMDNPNLLTTIDAEGGLPASPRIRFNKEGTLLAVSANDNRIKILATVDGMRLMRAYENHPLIAARSASETVTRNGETRNLENVKPKLAEEVNQTKIWKLTEISEPARFRSLKLPEARVKSDKISRLIYTNSGTGILALAANAIHLLWKWQRCDPNLSGKATTKASPQLVQPPSGITMTNDLTEAKPEDALSCFALSKNDSYVMSASGGKISLFNMMTFKVMTTFMPPPPAATYLAFHPQDNNIIAVGMDDSTILIYNVRVDEVKSKLQGHSKRVTGLAFSHVLNVLVSSGADAQIIVWNSDKWERQNNSFLQIPAGRTSMAMSDTQVQFHQDQIHFLAVHGTQLAIYETKKLECVKQWVVEESSPPISHAIFSCDSQLIYAGFLDGTVRVFGASNLQLRCQINPTAYLNASSSVYPLVIAANPQDPNQFAIGLTDGGVHVFEPLESEGKWGVPPPVENGSPNRIPTMPPLVASGLDQPQC
- the LOC142617974 gene encoding topless-related protein 1-like isoform X3, with amino-acid sequence MASTLSRDLIFLILQFLDEEKFKDTAHKLEQESGLFFNLKYFEELVLSGNWDEVENYLSGFTSPDDNRYSMKIFFEIRKQKYLEALDKLDRSKAVEILVKDLKVFASFNEDLFKEITMLLTLDNFRENDQLSNYRDTKTARAIMFIELKKLLEANPLFREKLQLPNIRGSRLRMLINQSLNWQHSLCSNPRQNPDIRTLFLDHSCKNPTDSFAQLAANNQMISSTPKFEGFLPMATNGPFQPPSTSFQTPLTSWISNPSTTTHQAVSGIGIGFGTVTNPAIAAVSKGLGDIDDMSKTRYPGGSDRAMFPVTNPGQSHSMLFNLTDELPKTVARTLNQGSIPTSMDFHPVQQTLLLVGTILGDISLWEVSSREKVASRNFQATLIKDPCVSVKRIAWSPDGSLFGVAYSKHMMQLYTYHSGNDIRQHLEIDAHVGSVNDLAFCYPTKQLSVITCGDDKTIKVWDAATGAKLYTFEGHDAPVHSVCPHCKENVHFVFSTSVDGKIKAWLYDMMGSRVDYDAPGRSCTTMAYSADGRRLFSCGTSKDGESHIVEWNENEGHVKRTYLGLNKRSLGIVQFDSTKNRFLAVGDEYTIKVWDMDNPNLLTTIDAEGGLPASPRIRFNKEGTLLAVSANDNRIKILATVDGMRLMRAYENHPLIAARSASETVTRNGETRNLENVKPKLAEEVNQTKIWKLTEISEPARFRSLKLPEARVKSDKISRLIYTNSGTGILALAANAIHLLWKWQRCDPNLSGKATTKASPQLVQPPSGITMTNDLTEAKPEDALSCFALSKNDSYVMSASGGKISLFNMMTFKVMTTFMPPPPAATYLAFHPQDNNIIAVGMDDSTILIYNVRVDEVKSKLQGHSKRVTGLAFSHVLNVLVSSGADAQIIVWNSDKWERQNNSFLQIPAGRTSMAMSDTQVQFHQDQIHFLAVHGTQLAIYETKKLECVKQWVVEESSPPISHAIFSCDSQLIYAGFLDGTVRVFGASNLQLRCQINPTAYLNASSSVYPLVIAANPQDPNQFAIGLTDGGVHVFEPLESEGKWGVPPPVENGSPNRIPTMPPLVASGLDQPQC
- the LOC142617974 gene encoding topless-related protein 1-like isoform X2; translation: MASTLSRDLIFLILQFLDEEKFKDTAHKLEQESGLFFNLKYFEELVLSGNWDEVENYLSGFTSPDDNRYSMKIFFEIRKQKYLEALDKLDRSKAVEILVKDLKVFASFNEDLFKEITMLLTLDNFRENDQLSNYRDTKTARAIMFIELKKLLEANPLFREKLQLPNIRGSRLRMLINQSLNWQHSLCSNPRQNPDIRTLFLDHSCKNPTDSFAQLAANNQMISSTPKFEGFLPMATNGPFQPPSTSFQTPLTSWISNPSTTTHQAVSGIGIGFGTVTNPAAVSKGLGDIDDMSKTRYPGGSDRAMFPVTNPGQSHSMLFNLTDELPKTVARTLNQGSIPTSMDFHPVQQTLLLVGTILGDISLWEVSSREKVASRNFQVWNIGASSLILKATLIKDPCVSVKRIAWSPDGSLFGVAYSKHMMQLYTYHSGNDIRQHLEIDAHVGSVNDLAFCYPTKQLSVITCGDDKTIKVWDAATGAKLYTFEGHDAPVHSVCPHCKENVHFVFSTSVDGKIKAWLYDMMGSRVDYDAPGRSCTTMAYSADGRRLFSCGTSKDGESHIVEWNENEGHVKRTYLGLNKRSLGIVQFDSTKNRFLAVGDEYTIKVWDMDNPNLLTTIDAEGGLPASPRIRFNKEGTLLAVSANDNRIKILATVDGMRLMRAYENHPLIAARSASETVTRNGETRNLENVKPKLAEEVNQTKIWKLTEISEPARFRSLKLPEARVKSDKISRLIYTNSGTGILALAANAIHLLWKWQRCDPNLSGKATTKASPQLVQPPSGITMTNDLTEAKPEDALSCFALSKNDSYVMSASGGKISLFNMMTFKVMTTFMPPPPAATYLAFHPQDNNIIAVGMDDSTILIYNVRVDEVKSKLQGHSKRVTGLAFSHVLNVLVSSGADAQIIVWNSDKWERQNNSFLQIPAGRTSMAMSDTQVQFHQDQIHFLAVHGTQLAIYETKKLECVKQWVVEESSPPISHAIFSCDSQLIYAGFLDGTVRVFGASNLQLRCQINPTAYLNASSSVYPLVIAANPQDPNQFAIGLTDGGVHVFEPLESEGKWGVPPPVENGSPNRIPTMPPLVASGLDQPQC